In one window of Cellulophaga sp. HaHa_2_95 DNA:
- a CDS encoding RagB/SusD family nutrient uptake outer membrane protein — MMHIKTNKILGLFALLAMVISSCSDELDQPQLNNNFAGGTDFSKTDDMIFSLIGVYQSVGDRGWEQPLVVSTRGDDVNAAGDQQGLKNQDRYSYDNSFFGSRTLWETYYREIIAAHTGMEQIARYQEFADEDGVALANQYIAEAKVLRAILLFQLSQVYGSVFIPESSNLNDFADVTSVPSKDEVMQHLSDQMDEAIPFLLNLRPNERTDLPGGVTKYTALQIKALANQELKNYQAVAEATGEIISSGKFNLMDDYYELFKTPGKLSNETLYEFQYSDFNSGTGERVGHLYAPYGPNGWTPSVAGASAGWGFFEPSMKYVKFMLDRGETNRLETTVLFTQKGIDSIISTSTYTEATLPSFVSSTTRDGDNLTDNARAIFASGKHYLPTNQLIPGRVEYGSNKNYIVYRYAETLLMYAEAITQGANQTSISADEAINLVRARASMPPLSGVTLDQIVDEKYAELAMEWGKRFFDMVRLGRNDELSYEGRTFTPDKTFVTYHQNQIDEFPILGNISN; from the coding sequence ATGATGCATATAAAAACAAACAAAATACTTGGACTTTTTGCCCTATTAGCTATGGTGATTTCAAGTTGTTCAGATGAATTAGATCAACCACAACTTAATAATAATTTTGCTGGTGGAACAGATTTTTCTAAAACGGACGATATGATATTTTCCCTTATTGGAGTTTATCAATCCGTTGGAGACAGAGGTTGGGAACAACCGCTAGTAGTTTCTACAAGAGGTGATGATGTAAATGCTGCCGGAGATCAACAGGGCCTAAAAAACCAAGATCGTTACTCTTATGATAATTCATTTTTTGGTTCTAGAACTTTATGGGAAACCTATTATCGTGAAATCATTGCAGCGCATACAGGAATGGAGCAAATAGCTAGATATCAAGAATTTGCAGATGAAGATGGCGTAGCATTGGCGAATCAGTATATTGCTGAAGCCAAAGTTTTGCGTGCCATTCTGCTTTTTCAATTATCGCAAGTGTACGGATCTGTATTTATTCCAGAATCTTCTAATTTAAATGATTTTGCAGATGTTACCTCTGTACCTTCTAAAGACGAAGTGATGCAACATTTATCGGATCAGATGGATGAGGCTATTCCGTTCTTATTAAACCTTAGACCTAATGAAAGAACAGATTTGCCGGGTGGTGTAACTAAATATACAGCTTTACAGATCAAAGCATTGGCGAATCAAGAATTGAAGAATTATCAAGCAGTAGCAGAGGCTACAGGTGAAATTATTAGTTCAGGAAAGTTTAATCTTATGGATGACTATTATGAGCTGTTTAAAACTCCAGGTAAATTAAGTAATGAAACCTTATATGAATTTCAATATTCAGATTTCAATAGTGGTACTGGCGAAAGAGTAGGGCATTTGTATGCTCCTTATGGTCCAAACGGGTGGACACCTAGCGTAGCTGGTGCTAGTGCTGGATGGGGCTTTTTTGAACCTAGCATGAAATATGTAAAATTTATGTTAGATAGAGGAGAAACAAACCGTTTAGAAACCACAGTTTTGTTTACTCAAAAAGGGATTGATAGTATTATTTCAACGTCTACTTATACAGAAGCTACATTGCCTTCGTTTGTTTCATCAACTACAAGAGATGGTGATAATTTAACAGATAACGCAAGAGCTATTTTTGCGAGTGGAAAACACTACTTGCCTACAAACCAATTAATTCCTGGTCGTGTTGAGTACGGTAGCAATAAAAACTATATCGTTTATCGCTATGCGGAAACACTACTAATGTATGCTGAAGCTATAACGCAGGGAGCAAATCAAACTTCAATTTCTGCAGATGAAGCTATTAATTTAGTGCGTGCTCGTGCTAGTATGCCCCCATTGTCTGGTGTAACTCTTGATCAAATCGTAGATGAAAAGTACGCTGAATTGGCTATGG
- a CDS encoding TonB-dependent receptor, whose amino-acid sequence MKISNVILTISFLLFQSLLYSQTSIAVSGTVTDSDNIPLPGASVVLKGTATGTQTDFDGNFTLDNVSADGVLVISFIGYTSTEVAVNNQTTLSISLQEDAQALDEIVVVGYGTQKKSDLTGSITTVSSEDIARTPSGAPMQSLQGKVAGLQVVSNGAPGSAPTIRVRGLGSYTGDGASNPLYVVDGTFYDDIGFLNNEDIETISVLKDASASAIYGVRAANGVVLIETKSGKVNQKAQITYSGYQGVQIAQNLVKLSNAEQFSTLARESGSAAEASYIDNAMQRYGRSRINPNVPDVNTDWYDLILRHALIQNHSLGVTGGTESVTYSLGISQFEQEGILKMKNDYERFNIRAKVGVDISDRLKAGVSTIFSNSTTYRPENAAFSSAYFAVPIMPVLDESKTEAYPKPYANAQDLGYRQPQNPFPLLENSEYRDKIRNNLVNFNLEYQLIPDKLNLRTAYSHNFEALETREVRLPYFYGIGDAFRENAELVKRNQTFSEQTWDNTLTYNDDFGKHNLTVLAGTSFRNRSFEQLEVKGLNFPNGTGIGDESYYLDLAKSIDLDGVGDDGVSQYFFSYFSRVAYNFDNKYLLYGTFRADGTSKYQEKWGYFPTIGAGWVISEESFMKSNGVFDFLKLRASWGELGNANVNASTGGITSTEVNGVFGDTRYPGLVTSSDFEALKWEVTAETNVGLTARLFDNNLSIETDYFSRETRDAIIPVSRLLVPGETRQNVGVIKNSGIEVAVNWSKQVSEDFSYSIGGNFSTLNNEILDLAGQENLTSGGDIEQRSVVGGAINSFFGLDVAGVYQTPEEIAADPAAQAAIATSGIPDYIQPGDFKFVDHNGDMVIDAQDRVDLGSYLPTYNFGFNLGLNYKAWDFSLNVIGQGGNVIANSKRFAIRQTPDANIDSDFAINRWHGEGTTNSYPSARGIRNPWSNQFLNSFFVEDGDFIRLQNVTVGYTLPSLKGKFNPNIRFYMTAERPLTFFKYNGFTPEVSNGVDAQTYPIPGVYTLGVNIKI is encoded by the coding sequence ATGAAAATAAGCAATGTAATATTGACGATTTCGTTTTTGCTGTTTCAATCGCTCTTATACAGTCAAACTTCAATAGCTGTATCAGGAACAGTAACAGATAGTGATAATATACCCTTGCCAGGAGCATCGGTAGTATTAAAAGGTACCGCTACCGGTACTCAAACAGATTTTGATGGTAATTTTACTCTAGATAATGTTTCTGCTGATGGTGTTTTGGTCATTAGCTTTATCGGATACACGTCAACAGAGGTTGCTGTAAACAACCAAACTACGCTGTCTATTTCATTGCAAGAAGATGCGCAAGCATTAGATGAAATTGTTGTTGTCGGGTATGGAACTCAAAAAAAATCAGACTTAACAGGATCTATCACTACGGTAAGCTCTGAAGATATTGCTAGGACTCCATCTGGAGCTCCAATGCAATCGTTGCAAGGTAAAGTTGCAGGTTTACAAGTAGTAAGTAACGGTGCGCCTGGAAGTGCACCCACCATTAGAGTTCGTGGTCTAGGTTCGTATACTGGTGATGGGGCTTCTAATCCTTTATATGTAGTAGATGGTACTTTTTATGATGATATTGGTTTTTTAAATAATGAAGACATTGAAACAATTTCAGTTCTTAAAGATGCATCAGCTTCCGCTATATACGGAGTAAGGGCCGCTAATGGGGTTGTTCTAATCGAAACAAAATCAGGAAAAGTAAATCAGAAAGCGCAAATCACGTATAGTGGTTACCAAGGAGTCCAAATTGCTCAAAATTTGGTCAAACTTTCAAATGCTGAGCAGTTTTCAACACTGGCTAGAGAATCTGGTTCTGCTGCAGAAGCTAGTTATATTGATAATGCAATGCAACGTTATGGACGTAGCAGAATAAATCCTAATGTGCCAGATGTCAATACAGATTGGTATGATTTAATATTGAGACATGCATTGATACAAAATCATAGTCTAGGAGTTACTGGAGGTACAGAAAGTGTTACGTATTCTTTAGGAATAAGCCAGTTTGAGCAAGAGGGAATATTGAAAATGAAAAACGATTATGAACGTTTTAATATTCGCGCGAAGGTTGGTGTAGATATTAGTGATCGATTGAAGGCTGGTGTTTCTACTATTTTTAGCAACTCTACAACATATCGTCCTGAAAATGCCGCATTTAGTTCGGCGTATTTTGCTGTGCCTATAATGCCAGTTTTAGATGAATCAAAAACAGAGGCATATCCAAAGCCCTATGCAAATGCTCAGGATTTAGGGTACAGACAACCACAGAACCCTTTTCCTTTACTAGAAAATTCAGAATACAGAGATAAAATTAGAAACAACTTAGTAAATTTTAATTTAGAATATCAATTAATTCCAGATAAGCTGAATTTAAGAACAGCCTACTCTCACAACTTTGAGGCATTGGAAACTAGAGAGGTTAGGCTTCCATATTTTTATGGTATTGGAGATGCTTTTAGAGAGAATGCAGAGTTAGTGAAGAGAAACCAAACTTTTTCCGAGCAAACATGGGATAATACATTGACCTATAATGATGATTTTGGAAAGCATAATTTGACGGTATTAGCAGGTACTTCTTTCAGAAATAGATCTTTTGAACAATTAGAAGTGAAAGGATTAAATTTTCCGAATGGTACAGGAATTGGTGATGAATCGTATTATTTAGATTTAGCGAAGAGTATTGATTTAGATGGTGTTGGTGACGATGGAGTAAGTCAATACTTCTTCTCTTATTTTAGCCGTGTAGCGTATAATTTTGATAATAAATACCTTTTGTATGGTACTTTTCGTGCAGATGGTACGAGCAAGTATCAAGAGAAATGGGGTTACTTTCCAACTATAGGTGCAGGTTGGGTAATCTCAGAAGAGTCTTTTATGAAATCTAACGGTGTTTTTGATTTCTTAAAATTAAGAGCTAGCTGGGGTGAATTAGGAAATGCTAATGTAAACGCTAGTACAGGTGGTATAACATCTACAGAGGTAAATGGTGTTTTTGGAGACACGAGGTATCCTGGTTTAGTTACTAGTAGTGATTTTGAAGCTTTGAAGTGGGAGGTTACTGCAGAAACAAACGTGGGTTTAACGGCAAGATTATTTGACAACAACTTATCAATTGAAACAGATTATTTTTCTAGAGAAACTAGAGATGCTATTATTCCGGTATCAAGACTTTTAGTACCAGGAGAAACTAGGCAAAATGTTGGAGTTATTAAAAACTCAGGTATAGAGGTGGCCGTAAATTGGAGTAAGCAAGTTTCAGAAGATTTTAGTTACTCTATTGGAGGTAATTTTTCAACCTTAAATAATGAAATTTTAGATTTAGCTGGGCAGGAGAATTTAACTTCTGGTGGTGATATCGAACAACGATCTGTTGTTGGAGGTGCTATAAACTCATTTTTTGGATTAGATGTTGCAGGGGTTTATCAAACACCTGAAGAAATAGCAGCAGATCCTGCGGCACAAGCGGCAATTGCAACTTCTGGTATTCCTGACTACATACAACCAGGAGATTTTAAATTTGTAGATCATAATGGTGATATGGTGATAGATGCACAAGATAGAGTAGATCTTGGTTCTTATTTACCAACCTATAATTTTGGTTTCAATCTAGGTCTAAACTATAAAGCTTGGGACTTTTCATTAAATGTTATTGGTCAGGGGGGTAATGTTATTGCCAACTCAAAACGATTTGCAATACGTCAAACGCCGGATGCTAATATTGATAGCGATTTTGCAATAAATAGATGGCATGGTGAGGGTACTACCAATAGCTATCCTTCTGCAAGAGGTATACGTAATCCATGGAGCAATCAGTTTTTGAATAGCTTTTTTGTTGAAGACGGAGATTTTATCCGATTACAGAATGTAACTGTAGGATACACATTGCCAAGTTTAAAAGGAAAATTCAATCCTAATATTAGGTTTTACATGACAGCAGAAAGGCCATTGACATTCTTTAAATATAATGGCTTTACCCCAGAGGTGTCAAACGGTGTAGATGCCCAAACCTATCCTATTCCTGGAGTATATACATTAGGAGTTAATATTAAAATTTAA
- a CDS encoding Two component regulator three Y domain-containing protein: MKCYYSIIFFLLSFSNALFGQKVLPPIYNYKIFDYQAASQNWDVAVDDSGALYAANNKGLLYYNGEEWVLNKLPNNTIIRSVSVIDDKIFTGSYEEFGYWQKNEFGLLDYTSLTHLIQNYTFTNEEFWQIISFNDAIFFRSFSTVYKYKDDKIEVIDVEGVVTDMAAYDNELYIAGGGTGIYKLHDKQFISLSNLEALLGKTIIAMASIDHKLFIGTKLNGCYVFENGILQEWNHPINKELKKHQLNDIVPYPKDKIAFGTIKKGVFLYDTVQDSYINLDRETGLQNNTVLSIFHYDNQLWLGLDNGIDRIRTNAPITYYTDFSGAVGTIYDIAYVDDVLYIGSNTGIYFFEDDALQFVENSQGHVWDLKVIDNELFAGHNTGTFKVSKNTLELVSSVSGGYQIVKVPEDDNSYLQGTYIGISKFSKNTEGVWEVQPINGVQFPVKQLCFESKHIVWAAHPYKGFFRLRLNKALDSVEEIQEFVHDAIPNNYNVKVYNVKNQIVLYADGIWYAYNAILNKIEVFEDFVKYKGNELIYNDGDYFWFIDNENSKEIFYTNLRDENLSIAENVLKKRLVPDAENVVKLNDSIFMLTLNDGFAKINLKKLNSYLDNFKVPKPQLSYFKDEEHRFSLVKENFQIDYKNSQNISFQVASPNLTKPRYFYELSGAKEQASYIDSGTFHFQNLPHGFYEVNISTVSIDGKISEPRMISFTIAPPWYLSVVSKVVYALIFLMIIFLVRRYNRKKLERRQRSFEEKMDRKQEEHLANLEKEKLAKEIKLKQQELTSTTLNIAKKNEVILELKNMVVMNKDKFPSSSRYGSFIKKLDKSVNDSEDWKRFEVNFKELHEDFFERLLKEFPKLTPKDLKLCAYLKMNLSSKEIAPLMGISLRGVEIHRYRLRKKLQIDTSEYLSSFLITF; this comes from the coding sequence ATGAAGTGTTATTACAGTATTATTTTTTTCCTGTTATCATTTTCCAATGCACTTTTTGGACAAAAGGTATTGCCTCCAATTTACAATTATAAAATATTTGATTATCAAGCAGCTAGTCAGAATTGGGATGTGGCAGTCGATGACTCTGGGGCACTTTATGCCGCAAACAATAAAGGCTTACTCTATTATAATGGAGAAGAATGGGTACTTAATAAACTGCCCAATAATACCATTATAAGGTCTGTTAGTGTTATAGATGATAAAATTTTCACTGGTTCATACGAAGAGTTTGGATATTGGCAGAAGAATGAGTTTGGTCTCTTGGATTATACGTCTTTAACTCACTTAATTCAAAATTACACCTTTACCAATGAGGAATTTTGGCAAATAATTTCTTTCAATGATGCCATATTTTTTAGATCTTTTTCTACTGTTTATAAGTACAAAGATGATAAGATCGAGGTAATTGATGTGGAGGGAGTTGTTACAGATATGGCCGCATATGATAACGAACTTTATATTGCAGGCGGAGGAACAGGAATTTATAAATTGCATGACAAGCAGTTTATTTCTCTTTCCAATCTAGAAGCACTTTTGGGTAAGACCATTATAGCCATGGCAAGTATTGACCATAAACTCTTTATTGGTACAAAACTTAATGGATGCTATGTATTTGAAAATGGGATTCTACAAGAATGGAATCATCCTATAAATAAAGAATTAAAAAAGCACCAACTTAATGATATTGTTCCTTATCCAAAGGATAAGATTGCTTTTGGGACGATAAAGAAAGGAGTGTTTCTTTATGATACAGTGCAAGATTCTTACATCAATCTAGATAGAGAAACAGGATTGCAAAATAATACGGTATTGTCTATTTTTCACTATGATAACCAATTATGGTTGGGCTTGGACAATGGTATAGATCGGATAAGAACAAATGCACCCATTACCTATTATACAGATTTTTCTGGCGCTGTAGGGACTATATATGATATTGCTTACGTAGATGATGTTTTGTATATAGGGAGCAATACTGGAATTTATTTTTTTGAGGATGATGCGTTGCAATTTGTAGAAAATTCTCAAGGCCATGTATGGGATTTAAAGGTTATTGATAATGAACTATTTGCAGGCCATAATACGGGGACTTTTAAAGTGTCTAAAAATACATTGGAATTAGTTTCTTCGGTTTCGGGTGGCTACCAGATTGTAAAGGTTCCGGAAGATGATAACAGTTACCTTCAAGGTACGTATATAGGGATTTCTAAATTCTCGAAAAATACAGAAGGCGTCTGGGAGGTTCAGCCTATTAATGGCGTACAATTTCCTGTAAAACAATTGTGTTTTGAATCTAAACATATTGTTTGGGCCGCGCACCCTTATAAAGGGTTTTTTCGATTGCGACTCAATAAAGCCTTAGATAGTGTAGAGGAGATCCAAGAGTTTGTTCACGATGCCATACCTAATAACTATAATGTCAAGGTATATAATGTAAAAAATCAGATTGTATTATATGCAGATGGCATCTGGTATGCGTATAATGCAATTCTAAATAAAATTGAAGTATTTGAAGACTTCGTAAAATATAAAGGGAATGAACTTATTTATAATGATGGCGATTACTTTTGGTTTATAGATAATGAGAATAGTAAAGAAATTTTTTATACGAACCTAAGAGATGAAAACCTATCTATTGCAGAGAATGTACTTAAGAAACGCTTAGTGCCCGATGCGGAGAATGTGGTAAAGTTAAACGACTCTATTTTTATGCTCACTCTTAATGATGGGTTTGCTAAAATAAACTTGAAGAAATTAAACAGCTACCTTGATAATTTTAAGGTTCCTAAACCACAACTTAGTTATTTTAAGGATGAAGAACATCGTTTTTCTTTAGTGAAAGAAAACTTTCAGATTGATTACAAAAATTCTCAAAATATAAGCTTTCAAGTAGCTTCTCCTAATTTAACAAAGCCTAGATATTTTTACGAATTGTCAGGTGCTAAGGAACAAGCTAGTTATATAGATAGCGGTACCTTTCATTTTCAGAATTTGCCACATGGGTTTTATGAGGTTAATATTTCCACAGTAAGTATTGATGGTAAAATTTCTGAACCAAGGATGATCTCATTTACCATTGCTCCTCCATGGTATTTATCGGTAGTAAGTAAAGTTGTTTATGCATTAATTTTTCTAATGATTATCTTTCTTGTTAGGCGCTATAATCGGAAAAAATTAGAGCGAAGACAGAGGAGCTTCGAAGAAAAAATGGACCGCAAGCAAGAGGAGCATTTAGCCAACTTGGAAAAGGAAAAACTTGCGAAAGAAATAAAACTAAAACAGCAAGAGTTAACGAGTACTACTTTAAATATTGCCAAAAAGAATGAGGTTATTCTAGAATTGAAAAACATGGTAGTCATGAATAAGGATAAATTTCCGAGTTCATCAAGATATGGGTCGTTTATAAAAAAGTTAGATAAATCGGTGAACGATTCTGAAGACTGGAAACGTTTTGAGGTCAACTTTAAGGAACTACACGAAGATTTCTTTGAACGTTTACTTAAAGAGTTCCCGAAACTTACTCCCAAAGATTTAAAACTTTGTGCGTATCTTAAAATGAACTTGTCTTCTAAAGAGATTGCACCATTAATGGGAATATCACTCCGAGGGGTCGAAATTCATAGATATCGATTGCGAAAAAAACTACAAATAGATACATCAGAGTACCTTTCTAGCTTTCTAATAACTTTTTAA
- a CDS encoding sugar phosphate isomerase/epimerase, giving the protein MKKIAIYTVLVSLTVFFTSCKEEKKLETSESTLEVVEESNFGGLALYTVRDDMGVDAKATLKAVSDAGYKNIEAAGYSEGKFYNMSPADFKALLDSLKLVPVSTHHSDVTLENADAMMANVKAAGFEYFVVPIPPMGLFHYDDATSTMSMTGGAENLTKIVNTLGEKAHAAGLKLLYHNHDFEFKKDSDGIVPIEYMLEHTDPKFVNFQMDLFWVTKAGADPLVYFEKYPGRFKIWHVKDMDEQGRFAPVGTGIIDFAKILAKKDLSGMEYYMVEQDITFDDMKPLEVIKTSHEGIKNFGFK; this is encoded by the coding sequence ATGAAAAAAATAGCAATCTATACGGTTTTAGTATCATTGACCGTATTTTTCACCTCTTGTAAGGAGGAAAAAAAACTAGAAACTTCAGAAAGTACTCTGGAGGTTGTTGAAGAAAGTAACTTTGGAGGCTTAGCGCTTTATACGGTTAGAGATGATATGGGAGTAGATGCCAAAGCTACCCTGAAAGCAGTTTCAGACGCTGGGTATAAAAATATAGAAGCAGCCGGATATAGCGAAGGTAAGTTTTACAATATGTCTCCAGCAGATTTTAAAGCATTATTAGATAGCTTAAAACTTGTTCCTGTAAGTACACACCATAGTGATGTAACGTTAGAAAATGCAGACGCAATGATGGCTAATGTAAAAGCTGCAGGGTTTGAATATTTTGTAGTGCCAATTCCTCCAATGGGATTATTTCATTATGATGATGCCACGAGTACTATGAGTATGACGGGTGGAGCAGAAAACTTAACGAAAATTGTAAATACCTTAGGTGAAAAAGCACATGCTGCAGGGCTTAAGTTATTATACCATAATCATGATTTTGAATTTAAGAAAGATTCGGATGGGATTGTACCTATTGAATATATGTTGGAACATACAGATCCTAAATTTGTGAATTTTCAAATGGACCTTTTCTGGGTTACAAAAGCCGGGGCAGATCCATTAGTTTATTTTGAAAAATATCCAGGACGTTTCAAAATCTGGCATGTAAAAGATATGGATGAGCAAGGTAGGTTTGCCCCTGTTGGTACGGGAATAATAGATTTTGCTAAAATATTAGCAAAGAAAGACCTTTCAGGGATGGAATATTATATGGTCGAACAAGATATAACCTTTGATGATATGAAGCCATTAGAGGTTATTAAAACTAGTCATGAGGGAATAAAGAACTTCGGATTTAAATAA
- the rseP gene encoding RIP metalloprotease RseP codes for MGVVTQILTFILIISILVILHELGHFLPAKYFKVKVEKFYLFFDVKFSLFKKKIGDTEYGIGWLPLGGYVKMAGMIDESMDTEQMEKEPQPWEFRSKPAWQRLIIMLGGVTVNFFLAWIIYTMLIVTNGDSYIPADNLKYGILVDSIGEGIGLKTGDKILSIDGVKSKKFTDATLDILLGDEITVEREGQKVTFPVPDEGIKQVLSTQGKNFLRYRQKSLIDSVVPNSIAAKAGIVSGDQIISINNTPSEYWNDFTTAIRNSKGKSIALAVNRNDRIENLNLVVPEEGIIGVYLNADDLIVTDEYSFLAAIPAGFNETINVLTKQIKQFKIIFKPKTEAYKSVKGPIGIVEMMPPQWNWMFFWNFMAMFSVWLAFVNLLPIPALDGGHVMFLLYEMISGRAPSEKTLERGQIIGFVIIMGLMAVIFGNDIWNIIKRFF; via the coding sequence ATGGGCGTAGTTACACAGATACTTACCTTTATATTAATAATATCAATACTAGTTATTTTACACGAGTTGGGGCATTTTCTTCCCGCAAAATATTTTAAAGTTAAAGTTGAAAAATTCTACTTATTCTTTGACGTCAAGTTCTCTTTATTTAAAAAGAAAATTGGAGATACGGAATATGGTATTGGATGGTTGCCATTAGGAGGTTACGTGAAAATGGCGGGCATGATTGATGAAAGCATGGACACGGAACAAATGGAGAAAGAACCGCAACCATGGGAATTTCGTTCTAAACCAGCTTGGCAACGTTTAATCATTATGTTGGGTGGGGTTACCGTTAACTTTTTTCTAGCTTGGATTATTTATACCATGCTTATAGTAACCAATGGAGATAGTTATATTCCTGCAGATAATTTAAAATACGGAATTTTAGTAGATTCTATAGGTGAAGGTATTGGATTAAAAACGGGAGATAAAATCTTATCTATTGATGGTGTAAAATCTAAGAAGTTCACAGATGCTACTTTAGATATCTTATTAGGAGATGAGATTACGGTAGAAAGAGAAGGGCAAAAAGTTACCTTTCCGGTTCCTGATGAAGGAATTAAGCAAGTACTATCTACACAAGGAAAAAATTTTTTAAGATATAGACAAAAATCACTTATAGATAGTGTTGTCCCAAATTCCATAGCTGCTAAAGCAGGTATTGTTTCAGGAGATCAAATTATATCGATCAATAATACGCCTAGTGAATATTGGAACGATTTTACAACGGCCATTAGAAATTCAAAAGGAAAATCTATTGCTTTAGCAGTAAATAGAAATGATCGTATAGAGAACTTAAACTTAGTAGTGCCAGAAGAAGGTATAATTGGTGTCTATTTAAATGCTGATGATTTAATAGTGACAGATGAATATAGTTTTCTTGCAGCAATACCAGCAGGGTTTAATGAAACTATAAACGTGCTTACAAAGCAAATCAAACAATTTAAAATTATATTCAAACCTAAAACAGAGGCGTATAAGTCCGTTAAAGGACCTATTGGAATCGTAGAAATGATGCCTCCACAATGGAACTGGATGTTCTTCTGGAATTTTATGGCTATGTTCTCTGTTTGGTTGGCATTCGTAAATTTATTACCGATTCCTGCTTTAGATGGCGGACATGTAATGTTTTTACTTTATGAGATGATTTCTGGACGAGCTCCGAGCGAAAAAACATTAGAGCGTGGGCAAATAATTGGTTTTGTGATTATTATGGGCTTAATGGCAGTTATTTTTGGAAACGATATTTGGAATATTATCAAACGTTTTTTCTAA
- a CDS encoding SCO family protein: MRSFFAKYKLFGIVFLCLSAVIMYLFYNALQPKKILPIYQPADFNPELVDTSLLHVKKYHTIGNFSLTNQNGALITNDTYKDKIYIADFFFTTCPTICPIMTDNMGTIQQEILDDDEVMLLSHSVTPEIDSVAQLKAYAIKKGVVDRKWNLVTGDKKQIYNLARKSYMAVKTDGDGGPFDMIHTENFMLIDKERRIRGTYDGTNPEEIEKLLEDLKVLKDSYRDKEASK, encoded by the coding sequence ATGCGTTCTTTTTTTGCAAAGTATAAGTTATTCGGAATTGTTTTTCTCTGCTTGTCTGCCGTAATCATGTATTTGTTTTATAACGCCCTGCAACCAAAAAAAATACTTCCCATTTACCAACCTGCAGATTTTAATCCAGAATTGGTAGACACGTCATTACTCCACGTAAAAAAATACCACACCATAGGCAATTTTTCTCTGACCAATCAAAACGGAGCACTCATCACTAATGACACCTACAAAGACAAAATCTACATAGCCGATTTCTTTTTTACTACCTGCCCTACTATTTGTCCAATTATGACAGATAACATGGGGACGATACAACAAGAAATTTTAGACGACGACGAGGTGATGTTGCTTTCTCATTCCGTAACTCCCGAAATTGATTCTGTGGCACAACTAAAAGCTTACGCTATTAAAAAAGGTGTTGTCGATAGAAAATGGAACTTAGTTACCGGAGATAAAAAACAAATTTACAACCTAGCCAGAAAATCTTATATGGCCGTCAAGACTGATGGTGATGGTGGCCCATTTGATATGATACATACAGAAAATTTCATGTTGATTGATAAAGAGCGTAGAATTAGAGGCACTTATGACGGTACCAATCCTGAGGAAATAGAGAAACTTCTGGAAGATTTAAAGGTTTTAAAAGATTCTTATAGAGACAAAGAAGCCTCTAAATGA
- a CDS encoding FeoA family protein encodes MIKTVAQLKRGERGIIKEFADDILPIKLLELGCLPGNEVELLQVAPLKDPIYINVNGSHIAIRRAMAELIDLEIIDNTTFL; translated from the coding sequence TTGATCAAAACGGTAGCACAATTAAAGCGTGGAGAACGAGGCATCATCAAAGAATTTGCAGATGACATCCTGCCTATCAAGTTACTTGAACTTGGCTGCCTGCCAGGCAATGAAGTTGAATTATTGCAAGTTGCTCCTCTTAAAGATCCTATCTACATCAATGTAAACGGATCGCACATAGCCATACGTAGAGCAATGGCAGAACTCATAGATTTAGAAATCATAGATAATACTACCTTTTTATAA